The following are from one region of the Salvelinus fontinalis isolate EN_2023a chromosome 5, ASM2944872v1, whole genome shotgun sequence genome:
- the LOC129855223 gene encoding protein MON2 homolog isoform X2, whose amino-acid sequence MGCGTKEPKITQLCLAAIQRLMSHEVVSEAAAGNIINMLWQLMENGLEELKLLQTVLVLLTTNTVVHDQVLSKAIVLCFRLHFTKDNITNNTAAATVRQVVTVVFERMVAEDERFKDIVDQPPPVQGNTNRRSVSTLRPSAKDAYMLFQDLCQLVNADAPYWLVGMTEMTRTFGLELLESVLNDFPGVFLQHQEFSFLLKERVCPLVIKLFSPNIKFRQGNSSAASPAPVEKPYFPICMRLLRVVSVLIKHFYSLLVTECEIFLSLLVKFLDGEKPQWLRAVAVESVHRLCVQPHLLRSFCLSYDMKQHSTKVFRDIVNALGSFIQSLFIVLNTGNPAATNASTGGSGAQGAAQGGPGAGGQGGSLTTQAAFEYRGTWIPLMTVSVQGSAKAT is encoded by the exons GCTGCAGCAGGGAACATCATTAACATGCTGTGGCAGTTGATGGAGAACGGGCTGGAGGAACTGAAGCTGCTGCAGACTGTCCTAGTGCTGCTCACCACCAACACAGTGGTACATGACCAAGTCCTGTCCAAG GCCATCGTGCTGTGTTTCCGTCTGCACTTCACCAAGGACAACATCACCAACAACACAGCCGCCGCCACCGTCAGACAAGTCGTCACCGTGGTATTCGAGAGGATGGTCGCGGAGGACGAGCGCTTCAAAG acatcgTGGACCAGCCTCCTCCAGTCCAGGGTAACACTAACCGGAGGTCTGTCAGCACCCTGAGGCCCAGTGCTAAAGACGCCTACATGCTGTTCCAG GACCTATGTCAGCTAGTAAATGCTGATGCCCCCTACTGGCTGGTAGGGATGACAGAGATGACACGGACGTTTGGTCTGGAGCTCCTGGAGTCGGTCCTCAATGACTTCCCTGGGGTCTTCCTGCAG CACCAGGAGTTCAGCTTCCTGCTGAAGGAGCGTGTGTGTCCGCTGGTCATCAAGCTGTTCTCCCCCAACATCAAGTTCCGTCAAGGCAACAGCAGCGCCGCCTCCCCAGCCCCTGTAGAAAAACCCTACTTCCCCATCTGCATGAGGCTGCTCAGAGTGGTATCTGTGCTCATCAAACACTTCTACAGCCTACTG GTGACAGAGTGTGAGATCTTCCTGTCTCTGCTGGTGAAGTTCTTGGATGGAGAGAAGCCTCAGTGGCTTAGAGCTGTGGCCGTGGAGTCAGTCCACAGGCTGTGTGTACAGCCACACCTGCTACG GTCTTTCTGCTTGTCCTATGACATGAAGCAGCACTCCACCAAGGTGTTCAGGGACATCGTCAATGCTCTGGGCTCCTTCATCCAGTCCCTCTTTATTGTCCTCAACACAGGAAACCCTGCTGCTACCAACGCTTCCACCG GTGGGTCAGGGGCCCAGGGGGCTGCCCAGGGGGGTCCAGGAGCAGGAGGTCAGGGTGGGAGTCTAACCACACAGGCTGCCTTTGAGTACCGCGGTACCTGGATCCCCCTCATGACCGTCAGTGTACAGGGCAGCGCCAAGGCTACCTAG